A single genomic interval of Phaeodactylum tricornutum CCAP 1055/1 chromosome 5, whole genome shotgun sequence harbors:
- a CDS encoding alpha subunit of glucosidase (enzyme involved in N-Glycan Biosynthesis): MIESEEHRKLSEQDLDREGLWEEHFQSHQDSKPFGPMSVGMDIDFPESNHLYGIPEHASSATLKTTFGENAHFKEPYRLYNLDVFEYELDETMALYGNSVKTGTTGVFWFNPTETYVDIASSSGSTGTHWISESGIIDVFLLPGPDPSSVYHQYATLTGTTPTPPMFSLGYHQCRWNYKDEKDVYMVHGKFEELDYPYDVLWLDIEHTNGKRYFTWDSSLFPDPKTMQKTLADQGRRMVTIVDPHILRDNNYYIHKEATAKGLYIKDKQGEKDYDGWCWPGSSSYLDFTDENVRSWWADQFSYSRYEGSTPTLFTWNDMNEPSVFNGPEVSMQKDLRNLHGDEHREWHNLYGMLFHRATGEGHIRRSPSEDIRPFVLSRAFFAGSQKYGAIWTGDNTADWGHLQVAGPMLLSLNTAALSFVGADVGGFFGNPDAELFTRWMQAGAYQPFFRGHAHHDSKRREPWMYGEETMQRLRQAALWRYQLLPFWYTVFHEAEISGMPVMRMMWMQYPETEAIFGVDDQYLIGADLLVKPITAAGVSEVEVLFPTDHLWYDVKSLQIVCSTIASMSVESRTISSAIDEIPVFQRGGSIIPRKLRLRRSTTTMKTDPYTLFVALDDSYQASGTLYMDDEETLGYSKRAECADASISADLSEGAAEDRMIERIVIMGFPSTPKAVSVNEESLDFSFNKSSNVLVVRKPEVSALRDWSIKIV; this comes from the exons ATGATAGAATCGGAAGAGCATCGTAAGCTTTCGGAACAAGACTTGGACCGGGAGGGACTTTGGGAAGAGCATTTTCAATCGCATCAGGATAGCAAGCCGTTTGGGCCCATGAGTGTTGGCATGGATATAGATTTTCCCGAATCGAATCATTTATACGGTATTCCTGAGCACGCCTCATCGGCGACTTTAAAAACGACATTTGGGGAAAATGCTCATTTTAAGGAGCCGTACCGGCTTTACAACTTGGACGTGTTTGAATACGAATTGGACGAGACTATGGCACTTTACGGAAAT AGCGTCAAAACTGGCACCACGGGAGTCTTCTGGTTCAACCCTACCGAGACCTATGTTGACATCGCGTCTTCGTCTGGATCAACGGGAACGCACTGGATCAGCGAAAGCGGAATCATTGACGTTTTCTTACTACCAGGACCAGATCCGTCTTCCGTTTACCACCAGTACGCTACTTTGACGGGaacgacaccaacaccacCCATGTTCTCCTTGGGATACCACCAGTGTCGCTGGAATTACAAGGACGAGAAGGACGTATACATGGTACACGGCAAGTTCGAAGAGCTGGACTATCCCTACGATGTACTTTGGCTGGACATAGAGCACACAAACGGAAAACGTTACTTTACTTGGGACAGCAGCTTGTTCCCAGATCCCAAAACCATGCAGAAAACTCTGGCCGATCAAGGTCGCCGTATGGTGACGATTGTTGACCCGCACATTCTCCGCGATAACAATTATTATATTCATAAAGAGGCGACGGCCAAGGGACTTTACATAAAAGATAAGCAAGGGGAGAAGGATTACGACGGCTGGTGCTGGCCGGGATCCTCGTCCTACCTTGACTTTACGGACGAAAACGTTCGTTCTTGGTGGGCTGACCAATTTTCATACTCTCGCTATGAAGGATCCACGCCAACGTTGTTTACTTGGAATGACATGAATGAACCCTCAGTTTTTAATGGTCCGGAGGTGTCCATGCAAAAGGACCTTCGAAACTTGCACGGTGACGAACATCGCGAGTGGCATAATCTATACGGCATGCTTTTCCATCGCGCTACGGGAGAAGGACACATTCGTCGTAGTCCGAGCGAAGATATTCGTCCATTTGTCTTGAGTCGAGCATTTTTTGCCGGTAGCCAAAAATACGGAGCGATATGGACTGGCGACAATACAGCCGATTGGGGACATCTACAGGTCGCGGGGCCGATGTTGCTAAGTTTGAATACGGCGGCACTCTCTTTCGTCGGCGCAGATGTTGGTGGTTTTTTCGGTAATCCAGACGCTGAGCTGTTTACACGGTGGATGCAGGCTGGTGCGTACCAACCATTCTTTCGGGGTCATGCCCATCACGACTCCAAACGAAGAGAGCCATGGATGTATGGCGAAGAGACAATGCAACGGCTTCGTCAAGCTGCATTGTGGAGGTATCAGCTGCTTCCTTTCTGGTACACAGTTTTTCATGAGGCTGAGATTTCTGGGATGCCGGTCATGCGTATGATGTGGATGCAATATCCCGAAACGGAGGCAATATTTGGGGTAGACGATCAGTATTTGATTGGGGCCGATCTGCTGGTGAAGCCAATTACGGCAGCTGGTGTTTCGGAGGTAGAAGTGCTCTTTCCCACAGACCATCTTTGGTATGATGTTAAATCCCTGCAAATCGTTTGCTCTACAATTGCTTCCATGAGCGTCGAGTCCCGGACTATATCGTCAGCAATAGATGAGATTCCAGTTTTTCAGCGCGGAGGCTCAATCATACCACGTAAGCTGCGACTCCGTCGGAGTAccacgacgatgaagacTGATCCCTACAcactttttgttgctttGGATGATTCCTACCAAGCATCGGGTACGCTGTACATggatgacgaagaaacgCTGGGCTACAGCAAACGTGCTGAGTGCGCTGATGCGAGCATTAGCGCTGATTTGAGTGAAGGCGCTG CTGAGGATAGAATGATTGAACGTATTGTGATCATGGGGTTTCCGAGCACACCAAAAGCTGTGAGCGTCAATGAAGAGTCGCTTGACTTTAGCTTTAACAAGTCTTCGAACGTTTTGGTTGTTCGCAAGCCTGAAGTCTCGGCCCTCAGGGACTGGAGCATCAAGATTGTGTGA